The sequence TTTCATACGAGGTAATCAGCGCCTTTTGCTCAACCCCCAGCTCATCCAGCCATTCCGAGACAGAGCGCAGATGATCCGGTTCAAGCGCAGCCACAGCGGAAACGCCGGCAAACTGAAAGTGCGCATCAAGCATACAGTCAAGCAGATTTTCACGCTGCCAGCAGTACCGGATGGGAACCGGAACACCGCTGATTTGATGCAGGAAATTCAGCAGTTCGTCGGAAGCCTTGAGCCCCATCGTTCCTTGAAATACCTTGTATGGCGTACCGAGAGCGTTATGCAGTCTTCTGGCCGGACGTTCCATACTCGCGCCGAAGGCGATCGTAAGCCCCGACTGCAGGCTTTGCAGCATCGAATCCAGTGGGACCCCGCCTCTGGTCAGCGGCGAGAATCCGGTCAGAAGATGTCCCGACAAAGAAGTTGATATATCAGGAAGCGCGATGACCTCAAAGCCAAAGGAGGACACGATTTCCTTGAGTTCCATTACATCCCCGGGTGTAAGATAAGATCCCGGCAGCAGCGTAATCTGACGGGAATTCACGTTCCGCTGTCCCCGGAGCCCCGCCTGCTGAATCAGTTCATCAACCATAGCTTCAACAGTTACACTGAATCCGGATTCGAGCGATCCGCGAAAGTCAGGCAGCGTCACAGAGAAGGCAAGCCCGCCGCGCATATTACGCTCTCTCTTGTACGACTTCAGCATACTCTGGTAATCCACCCCTGCAACATCGCTCAGCTCAGTCCCGATAATCCCGATAATGTCAGGACGATGCTTGGACAGCACTGCGTTCAGGGCTTCTTCCAAATTGCGGTTGGCGTCGAAAATAACGTCCATTTCCTGCAGCGCTGAAGTCTGTACGGCAATCGGTTCACGAAAATGCCGAGTCAGAAGGGCCTTGGGAAAGGCGGAGCAGCCCTGCGAGCCATGGACAACCGGCATGGCCCGATAGCAGCCCTGCATCGCCAGTATACCGCCGAGAGATTGCCCGATTTTAAGCGGATTAACCGATACCGGTTTGCTTCTTTTCTTAACGGTCATAGCTGTCCTCCTTGTCCCACGGAGCTGGCGAGGAGGCGAGCTTCCAAATCGGATTAGCGATGGAATCCACCAATTCCTTGGCCAGCCGCAGCAGACCTTCGTAACCGGCATAGGCCTTATGACGTTCCTGGTTGATGTCCACAAACGGGATTTGCTCTTTCATTGCAACATACATATTCCGTCCGCCGGCAATCATTATATCGGCTTTGCGCTCTCTTACCGTCTTAATAATACGGCTCGCTCCGCCTTCCGGAATATACTCTGTATCATCGCTAACTCTGTCGGCAATCCGCTGTACATCCTCATCCGAGCTTTTGTTCGTTCCGACGCCAACAACCTGGATGCCCAGTTCCTTCAGCGCCGAAATAACCGACCAGCTTTTCACTCCGCCCGTGTAGAGAACAGCTTTCTTTCCTTTAAGTATTTTACGGTATGGCCGCAGGTCATGAGACAACCGATTCTCTTCACGCTCTGTCAACCGGTCGACCCTGCGCTCCATCTCCCTGTCGTTCAGCAGATACGCCATTTGACGCAAAGAGTAGGTGGTCTCTTTTGCACCATAGAACGAACCTTCAAAATAAGGAATGCCATATTTGGATTCCATTTGCTTCGCCAGTCCCAGCAGTGCGCGGCTGCATACTACCATATTGGCTTTCGCACGGTGGGCCCAAGTAATTTCCTTATATCTGGCATCGCCCGTTATGCGGGATAAGAGCGTTATTCCCGCCTGGTTCATCAGTTTCTCAATGTCCCACATCTCGCCGGCGATGTTGTACTCGCCAATCAGGTTT is a genomic window of Paenibacillus durus ATCC 35681 containing:
- the nifN gene encoding nitrogenase iron-molybdenum cofactor biosynthesis protein NifN; amino-acid sequence: MTVKKRSKPVSVNPLKIGQSLGGILAMQGCYRAMPVVHGSQGCSAFPKALLTRHFREPIAVQTSALQEMDVIFDANRNLEEALNAVLSKHRPDIIGIIGTELSDVAGVDYQSMLKSYKRERNMRGGLAFSVTLPDFRGSLESGFSVTVEAMVDELIQQAGLRGQRNVNSRQITLLPGSYLTPGDVMELKEIVSSFGFEVIALPDISTSLSGHLLTGFSPLTRGGVPLDSMLQSLQSGLTIAFGASMERPARRLHNALGTPYKVFQGTMGLKASDELLNFLHQISGVPVPIRYCWQRENLLDCMLDAHFQFAGVSAVAALEPDHLRSVSEWLDELGVEQKALITSYETPAVAEMERDVWVGDLDDAEVLGSGADLWIGSSHGIAGAERIGAAFLAAGFPIWNELGSYMNVSVGYRGAMEWTNKAGNLLMRREAEHRESSVRHR
- the nifE gene encoding nitrogenase iron-molybdenum cofactor biosynthesis protein NifE; translation: MEPIRKEEIDDQACGSLAPKSKPCPRPKPGEAAGGCSFDGAQITLLPIMDAAHLVHGPVACAGNSWESRGSLSSGPSLSQYGFATDLSNNDIIFGGEKKLKDSIDYIAGRFAPPAIFVYATCVTALIGEDMDAVCKEASDRLGIPVVPVNSPGFVGSKNLGNRLAGDALLQYVIGTGEPELEASMGVNLIGEYNIAGEMWDIEKLMNQAGITLLSRITGDARYKEITWAHRAKANMVVCSRALLGLAKQMESKYGIPYFEGSFYGAKETTYSLRQMAYLLNDREMERRVDRLTEREENRLSHDLRPYRKILKGKKAVLYTGGVKSWSVISALKELGIQVVGVGTNKSSDEDVQRIADRVSDDTEYIPEGGASRIIKTVRERKADIMIAGGRNMYVAMKEQIPFVDINQERHKAYAGYEGLLRLAKELVDSIANPIWKLASSPAPWDKEDSYDR